A single genomic interval of Pyrobaculum arsenaticum DSM 13514 harbors:
- a CDS encoding 50S ribosomal protein L15e — MKAVARSAYTYMAMWYRKIGREVHERLMRKILIEWRRAPSIVRVERPFRLERARKLGYKPKQGVVVARVRIMRGPFNRRRPDSGRRPKRMGVYGITAWKSWRQVAEERAARKFPGLEVVNSYWVADDGVYRYFEVILIDCNQLTIRGDPLYSGICGKEVPRRRIMRRLRERQKKTIEYLKKTLLPKLKQGEGQ, encoded by the coding sequence ATGAAGGCCGTGGCACGTTCGGCATACACCTACATGGCGATGTGGTATAGGAAAATCGGACGAGAAGTACACGAAAGACTAATGCGGAAAATCCTCATCGAGTGGAGGAGGGCTCCTTCCATAGTCAGGGTAGAGAGGCCGTTTAGGCTTGAGAGGGCTAGGAAGCTCGGCTACAAGCCCAAACAAGGCGTCGTGGTGGCCAGGGTGAGAATTATGAGAGGGCCGTTTAACAGGAGAAGACCCGACTCCGGGAGGAGACCTAAACGCATGGGCGTATACGGCATAACCGCCTGGAAGTCCTGGAGGCAGGTGGCAGAGGAGAGGGCGGCTAGGAAATTCCCCGGCCTCGAAGTGGTAAACAGCTACTGGGTGGCCGACGACGGCGTCTACCGCTACTTTGAGGTGATACTTATAGACTGCAACCAGCTCACCATAAGGGGCGACCCGCTCTACTCCGGCATATGCGGAAAAGAGGTGCCCAGGAGGAGAATTATGAGAAGGCTGAGGGAGAGGCAGAAGAAGACCATAGAATACTTAAAGAAGACGCTGTTGCCCAAGCTCAAGCAAGGGGAGGGGCAATAA